In Sphaeramia orbicularis chromosome 5, fSphaOr1.1, whole genome shotgun sequence, a genomic segment contains:
- the LOC115419405 gene encoding transketolase-like → MEDYHKPDQQTVQALRNIANRLRINSIKATTAAGSGHPTSCCSVAEIMSVLFFHTMKYRPEDPRNFNNDRFILSKGHAAPALYSMWVETGFLKESELLSLCQVDSTLEGHPTPKQQFVDVATGSLGQGLGVACGMAYTGKYFDKSSYRVYCLLGDGEMSEGAVWEAMSFASYYQLDNLVAIMDINRLGQSDPAPLQHHVEKYQKRCEAFGWHAIIVDGHSVEELCKALSQPRHQPTAIIAKTIKGKGIPAAEDKQGWHAKPLPKDMAEMVVKDLQSRIMNSSKHLYPGAPMEDSPPVSLRNIRMPSAPSYKAGEKISTRKAYGMALAKLGRYNERVVALDGDTNNLTYSEIFKNEHPNRFVECYIAQQNMVSVAMGCAARERNLVFASTLASFFTRAYDQLRMAAISESCINLCGSHCGLSTGEEGPSLMGLEDVAMFRALPTATIFYPCDGVSTEKAVELAATTKGVCYIRTSRQDCAIIYNSNEDFHVGQAKVVYQSKEDQVTVVAAGVTLHEALAAAEHLKKERISVRVIDPFTIKPLDAKTIMDHARATRGRILTVEDHYYEGGLGEAVSSAMVNESGFSVHRLAVSHVPRSGKPHELLKIYGIDRDAIAQAVRKMLSTSTNAK, encoded by the exons ATGGAGGATTATCACAAACCTGACCAGCAGACAGTCCAGGCGCTGAGGAACATCGCCAACCGCCTACGAATCAACTCCATCAAAGCAACGACTGCAGCAGGCAGTGG ACACCCAACATCATGCTGCAGCGTGGCAGAAATCATGTCGGTGCTTTTCTTCCATACCATGAAGTACCGCCCAGAGGATCCCAGGAACTTCAACAATGACCGCTTCATCCTTTCCAAG GGTCATGCTGCCCCAGCCCTGTACTCCATGTGGGTAGAAACAGGATTCCTGAAGGAAAGTGAGCTGCTCAGCCTGTGTCAGGTGGACTCCACCCTGGAGGGCCACCCTACCCCT AAGCAGCAGTTTGTGGATGTAGCCACTGGCTCcttgggtcagggtcttggtgTGGCCTGTGGAATGGCTTACACTGGAAAATACTTCGACAAATCCAG TTACCGTGTGTACTGCCTGCTGGGGGATGGCGAGATGTCGGAGGGTGCTGTCTGGGAGGCTATGTCCTTCGCCTCCTACTACCAGCTTGACAACCTTGTGGCCATCATGGACATCAACCGTCTGGGTCAAAGCGACCCGGCCCCACTGCAGCATCACGTAGAAAAATATCAGAAACGCTGTGAAGCTTTTGG ctGGCATGCCATCATTGTGGATGGACACAGTGTGGAGGAGCTTTGCAAAGCTCTGAGTCAGCCACGCCATCAACCCACTGCCATTATTGCTAAAACCATCAAGGGCAAAGGCATTCCAG CTGCAGAGGATAAACAAGGCTGGCATGCCAAGCCCCTGCCCAAAGATATGGCTGAGATGGTGGTGAAGGATCTGCAAAGCCGCATCATGAACAGCAGCAAGCACCTTTACCCAGGTGCTCCCATGGAGGACTCCCCACCTGTCAGCTTGAGGAACATCAGGATGCCCAGCGCTCCCAGCTACAAGGCTGGAGAAAAG ATTTCCACACGCAAGGCTTATGGGATGGCGCTTGCTAAGTTGGGTCGTTACAATGAACGTGTTGTGGCTCTTGATGGAGACACCAACAACCTCACCTACTCCGAGATCTTCAAGAATGAGCATCCGAACCGTTTTGTGGAGTGCTACATTGCTCAGCAAAACATG GTCAGCGTTGCCATGGGCTGTGCTGCTCGTGAGAGAAACCTTGTGTTTGCCAGCACTCTTGCTTCCTTTTTCACCCGCGCCTACGACCAACTCCGTATGGCGGCCATCTCTGAGAGTTGCATCAACCTGTGTGGCTCCCATTGTGGCTTGTCTACTG GAGAGGAGGGACCCTCTCTCATGGGTCTAGAAGACGTGGCTATGTTCAGGGCTCTTCCCACAGCCACTATATTTTATCCCTGTGATGGCGTGTCTACAGAGAAAGCTGTAGAACTGGCCGCAACAACAAAG GGTGTTTGCTACATCCGAACCAGCCGCCAAGATTGTGCCATCATCTACAACAGCAATGAGGACTTCCATGTTGGACAGGCTAAG GTGGTGTACCAGAGCAAGGAGGACCAGGTGACAGTGGTGGCGGCTGGAGTGACCCTTCATGAGGCTCTGGCTGCAGCTGAACATCTAAAGAAAG AGAGGATCTCTGTCAGGGTGATTGACCCCTTTACAATTAAACCACTGGATGCCAAAACCATCATGGACCATGCCCGCGCCACCAGAGGACGCATTCTCACTGTGGAAGACCACTACTATGAAG GTGGCCTTGGGGAGGCAGTAAGCTCTGCAATGGTTAATGAATCAGGCTTCAGTGTCCATCGTCTGGCTGTATCCCATGTCCCCCGCAGTGGCAAACCACACGAGCTGCTCAAAATCTATGGTATTGACCGTGATGCCATTGCCCAGGCTGTCCGCAAGATGCTCAGTACCTCTACTAATGCCAAGTAA